The sequence ATGAAACTCATCATCTCCCTGGAGGGCCTCTCTGGATCTTTTGTCTGCCACTGGATCAGAGGAGAAGACCGAGTAATGACAGTGTAAGTGAccgtctgtgtttctgtttgggTGCTTTATatttctatgtatttaaactGAGATGTTTCCTTTAACCTCAGCAGAAATGGGAGTCAGTCCATGGTCACATCACAGCTTTCTGAGACAGATTCAGGGGAGTACACTCTGACCTGTAAATCCAACAATGTCACCATGTTCTCCACGACTGTGATTCTTCATGTAATGAGTGAGTAACAGCTTCTCACCTTATTTCTTCTACAATACTCAAACAATCTCTGTTTGATGATCGATGAGTGACAATACAAttaatttaactgttttcttTGATGTTGTTTAGAACGTCCAACAAAACCACAGCTGATGCTCGATGGTGTTGACGTGTCAGATACTTTTCCCCTTTTTAAGTGCATCTCTGAGGGTTTCCCCAAACCCACAATCAAATGGTCTGGGTAAGATGTTGTCCTTTACATTTGTATGCAAACTTCAGAATAGCAACACTTCTTAATTTCTGATTTTAGACTGAATCATTTAGAGAGatgctttattttgattttagaTAGGTATCAGACAAGCTTTGGTAATAATGTTTTTCATAGACACAGCTTTCtgaaaaatatcaaaatgtttttttttctctctgtttgacCAGTAACAAGGATGGACAACAGAGTTTAAAGGGAAGcgacagaaagacagagagcaaAGTATCAAGCACTGAATATTATAATAGAGCAATGATGTGCTGTGCAACCAATGCTGAAGGACAAGAGTGCTCCCAACTGTATGACTACGGTAACTGGATTTAAATTAATTCATAACAAATTTAATACATCCATAATGAATTTATCCATAAGTTCTTTCTTCAAATACATAtagtgaaagtgaaaaaacaatgtTTACCCAGAGATTCACTAACTAATCTCCGAAAAGCAAATATTTCTTACTTGAGGACCTGATGTGTGTTTCAGACTTACAGAGCAGCGTAATGAACAAAGATGAGGTATCTACTGTCACCCTGAGCAAAGGTCAGTCTCTGCTGCTTCGCTGCAGAGTAAAGGGATACAGTCTGAGATCACCTGTGTGGGAGAAAGGAGGAAAACAGCTCAATGCCAGGACATTTTCATGTACaccagagaaggaggaggaggtacAGTAATGTCCTGTAATCAGGGAGAGTTTCCTTAAACTTTCTTGTTATGTTTGTCTGAAAACTGACCGACCTCTTTAATATTCCTCAGTCTGAGACACAAAGTACTTCACTGATAATCATCCTGCAAATGATCATTATTATGGGGTTTTTCTTCCAGAtgtgcattaaaaatgactCATATTTCGGTGTTCAGATGGCCTACCTGTCCATCAGATCAGTGAGAGAGGAGCACAGCGGCACATACACCTGCACGAGTGCAAATAAAAACTCAAAGTCTGTTCATGTTAATGTCTCAGGTCAGTAGACTTCATTTCATGTCATTATTATTTGAAACTGTTCCCACTGAATAAATCTGGTTTATTCTTGTGTTTCCTCAGATGAAGGTTTCCTCTCTGCACAGCTGGATGAGACCAAGATCATATCAGCTCAGGAGGCATCCAGCACCTGCTTGCAGGCCACTGTTTCCTACCATCCTGTTCTCCAGTACTGTTCCTGGGAGACTCCTGACAAAAACAGGACTAAATGTGTCAGGGAGACATGGGTAACACAGCACAGGTACTTCAATGACGCAAACTGTCATCATGTAGAAGTGTAAAATTATCCATTCATTCACGTTTTTCATGATCAGTGTAATCATGTGATATGAGGACTGTAATGAACTGTTTCTCAGGACTGTGAAGCTTTGTGATCCACTCATATCAGGAGATTATAAGTTACACCTGGAGGCTGGAggacaaaaggaaacaaagatcATATCAGTGTGTGTTGTAGGTGGGTTAATGTAACCTTTGTTACAGTTGTATTATtacttaaatttaattttatatttaaaatgtgagATTGTTTGAGATCATCTGATTTTTGTTCCAGATGAACCAAAGTTCAACTTCTTGTTTAATAAGGATGATGGTACCCTCAACCTTGAGACTGTCAGTCCTGTGCCAGCAAACTATACCTGGATGTTTTGCTCTGAGTCCAATGACAGGTATGATCACCTGCACAGCCGTTCAGCTCAGAGAGCATTTTAGCTCTGATTATTTAAACTCCTTTTACTTTGTTTCACAGCTGCAGTGAAATTGACTCATCCTGGGATGAGGTCCCAAATGCATTTCAAATAGATTCTGATGTTTCCTGCAACAAGACGATCAAGAGCTTAGTGAGCAAAGACGTGTTAAAAGGAGACCAATTCAGGTTTTGTCTGACAAACTCACTTGGCTCCTGGTGCAAAACCCATTACATGATCATCCCACCTACACCTCAGCCCTCTATTGGTAATAACAAGTCTCATGAATATATTTACTGAAAatatttgatgaaaaaaaaaaaattctaaacgTTGTCATGctcacattgttttgttttgttttttaggtaaTCCACCTGAGGAGAACTCCTTCCTGCTGACAGTATGTTTGGTTCTGGTTCTGCAAAACCCATTACCCAGTATTCTCTAAAGGTACAAAGAACTTTTTATTTGCAttactttttaataaaatgtcaattattaattaatcaatTCTTATTATTGTCCTTGTATTTCTATATTATAGATGGTGTACCTACTTATAACAACATGATGGTGCTGAAAGTAGGCAGTTTGCTTCTGCTTCTGGCTTGGCTGTAGTCAATAAAGAGCTCATGTACCTCATCAAAAATAAAGTATATATTTGGTCTTTTTAT is a genomic window of Astatotilapia calliptera chromosome 9, fAstCal1.2, whole genome shotgun sequence containing:
- the LOC113029000 gene encoding receptor-type tyrosine-protein kinase FLT3-like, producing MIAAVLLLCAVGVLCSDDVKTPVCVPSHEAACLTPADYLNPSGPITKVLAVGMKLIISLEGLSGSFVCHWIRGEDRVMTVRNGSQSMVTSQLSETDSGEYTLTCKSNNVTMFSTTVILHVMKRPTKPQLMLDGVDVSDTFPLFKCISEGFPKPTIKWSGNKDGQQSLKGSDRKTESKVSSTEYYNRAMMCCATNAEGQECSQLYDYDLQSSVMNKDEVSTVTLSKGQSLLLRCRVKGYSLRSPVWEKGGKQLNARTFSCTPEKEEEMCIKNDSYFGVQMAYLSIRSVREEHSGTYTCTSANKNSKSVHVNVSDEGFLSAQLDETKIISAQEASSTCLQATVSYHPVLQYCSWETPDKNRTKCVRETWVTQHRTVKLCDPLISGDYKLHLEAGGQKETKIISVCVVDEPKFNFLFNKDDGTLNLETVSPVPANYTWMFCSESNDSCSEIDSSWDEVPNAFQIDSDVSCNKTIKSLVSKDVLKGDQFRFCLTNSLGSWCKTHYMIIPPTPQPSIGNPPEENSFLLTVCLVLVLQNPLPSIL